Within Planococcus citri chromosome 2, ihPlaCitr1.1, whole genome shotgun sequence, the genomic segment ATTTGCCAGTCAATAATCGTTTAGTTTTGAGTCAAGTGCTAGAGAACCAACATCTTGAATGAAAATGTTCTTACAGTTCAAAGTCACCGGATTGGTTAAAGAAGTGAGTGCctgcaaataatttttatcgGTTTAATTTACCTACCCCAAGTATCGattttaacatattttaaaatttttatggttaTTACTCGTGTAGATCTGCTTCTCATTCATAACCTTATTAGGTTATTTATTCATTGGAATCAACAGGAGCTTCATTGCTTTCCTATTTCATCAGTTAGAAAAACCTGATTCTGAGATCAAAATCaatgatgatcaaaaatcgtGGATTGGTAagcgttttcaaaatattgggAAACTGGTTCACATTCCTAATTTAAATTCCTCCTTTAATTAGCACATTTTTCCATACAGCGAGCTTTGTTGTATTGCTCAGTCCATTGGGATGTTTGTTTTCTGGGGTGGTTATGGATGTACTGGGAAGAAAGTTGTATATGCAGATGATCTTTGTTCCTTTTGTGATTTCATGGTGCATTATATCATTCGCCAGTAATATTGAGATGCTTTATACTGGAGTCATTGTACAAAGCGTTGGAGgaggtacatacctattattttttaacagttctattaaaattaaaaagcctgaatttattcatttctactaattctactcttcaaaaattatttttaaaagttggtcATCCAAACGAAATCAGGGGacatcgcgaaaaaaaatgtcaaaaggattggaccaaattcagtggagaacTTTTATTTTGAGTGGCCCTATAGGAAAGATCCTGGGTCCTCAAAGAgcagacatttttgaaaaattgtggtttttctCGCTCTAACCTTCATcaaacctgttttgagaaaaattgtccaGTTCCATcagatagtatttgagattctgcattaATCTAGGacattgtcatcaaaatccacGACCACTTTTAGAGCTCTACTGAGatcgaaaatttgcaaatcacttatttcaagttcaagatttcgaattcgaaaatgttttcttctgaaatatttcacattaattaagCAAAATGATTGAAAAGGTACGTCTGAAAGTGAGAAAATAAGTAACCACCTTTTATggtcattattgaaaattttaaaaaactgaaaattttgatacgtttttggccatttttttcgatttttgaaaggGACGATAATGAACAAAACATTGGCACCAGTGCGTCTCAAAAAGTTTCCCAACTTCccaaaagctttaaaaatgatattcgaTATTTTAGCCCTAGATCGATTTAGTCTCAAACACTTTTCTCAAAACTAGTTGGATAGAgtctagagcgaaaaaaccacaactttttgaaaatttcacctctTTGAGGATCCATGTCTTTCCTCTAGAAGCACCtcttgagctaaaaaattgttgagtGACTTTTAGCTCAACATGAAGATTTACACTGAATTAAGTCAAGATCCTcccacactttttttttcgcgatccatcctAATCTAAATAGGTATCCAAGAAGCAAAGAATCTTCAACCACTTACTGAATTCTAATGAAATTCTTCCTCACACAGGTATGGCCTCAGCAGTTGCAGCCTACATTTCAGAAATCGCAACAGCCGATAATCGAGGAGCTTTGCTATCCACCATAGAGATCACATACTCCATTGGCATAGTAATCAGTAACTCGCTCATGTACTTGCTACCCTGGAAACTCGTCGCCTTAATTCTTGCTTTGTTCTCAGCAGTAGCCTTGGGTCTCACGTTCCTCCTACCCGAATCGCCAATCTGGTTATACTCCAAAggccaaaaagaaaaatccatcCAGGTCCTTGAATCATTACGATGTTGCGACCAATCTCAGATAGAATCTGAAATCCAAGATATGGATCAAGCTTGCAACTCGTCAAGGCCAAAGCTAACTATTAAAAATACTCTTCTAGGCTGCATCAGGGCATGGAAACCATTCCTTTTAGCCTTCTCTTTATTCGTACTCATGCAAAATACCGGATATACTCAATTAATTGCGTACGCCATGATGATCATAGAGCGATTAAAATTACCTTTTCAGAGCACTAATATAGCATTACTATATTCTGCTTCTGGTTTCATCGCCAGCTTTCTCACTCCGTTCACGATGCATCACTTCAATCGTAAAACTGCCTTAACTGCATCGGCAATAGGAATGACACTCAGTTTAGTATGTGTAGCTTTAtatgaagaatttttccacGATGAGCTGGTTAAACCTATGGCTTGGATCGTGCCTCTGGCCTTGTGTATTCATGTTTTCAGCTGTGTTCTCGGATTACTTCCGATAACCTTTATTATAACAGGGGAAATATTCCCTTTGGACGTCAGGGGTACACTGAATGGTGTATACGGAGTAGCGGCGTACATTTATTATGCTgcatttttcaaactctttcctcaatttttattcaattttggggTGAAATTCCTTTTCTGGACGTACACCGCATTTGGCCTCGTAATCGTTCTCTTTGGTATTTTCTTACTACCAGAAACTAGAGGCATTACATTAAACGAGGTGCAGCGAAAGTATTTTAGTAAAAGTTCTGAAAAGAAAGAGCAGGCGTGATTTAGGGTTCTAATTTCTCAAGTGAGGACTCAATATCTATCACACATGActcgaaaatgaattgaaaatactcTATATGAACTTCAGATGATTAGAATTAGATTTTATATACATAGTAGATACCTACTAGATACTCGTGCATAGGTGAGTAGATATGTGTACAAGACTGATAAATTTacctgatttttgatttatctGTGTATTGTATAAGTAagatacctaataaatttttaaaatttggaaaaagtcctaattttttaacCAATCTGTCATCGATTCATTTCAATGCACGCATTTGTATCATGAGTGAGATTATTTGCCAAGGTTTAAGCATCGCTTACCGTGAGAAGAGCTTACGAATGCTCACATTAATTCGGCATCGTTTTAatgaatgatcaaaaaatattactGACACGAGTTAATCACGGATAAACTGATAAGGTGCGAATTCACATAATTACTTACCATATATTTACCGACTGATACTGCGTGAAAAGTGTTGAAGATATTGTCCAGTCTTATCAATTTACAGCATGCTCATGACATCAAGTAAGTCAGGTAGGTAAGTTACTAACAAGTATTGCCACACCCGCCTTCTCTGAAAATCAATAACTACAAATgaagattaggtaggtacttgacgTCAGTATGGCATAAACGtgcttttcattatttttttttgggagggggggtgctCATATATGCTCAAACGGTCAATCAGGTTTCAAGAAGACAAAATTTTGCTATTGGGATAAACTTTGAAGAAGTAGGTACTGCTAAAATTACTTATATTAATACCTAATggtatttaacatttttttaccgTTGGCAACAGTATTTTTTGACTAATCgacaggtaggtaagtacagtaaatagtcatttttgacaaattaattacgtaaataattcacttttcatagaccaattcagtaaattatttactgaaaatccAGTCAAAAACTACTGTTATCGGAGGTAGTGATTTGAGGACATTTTGACTTCTTCAGCagtgaaatttttgactgcttcaaatttagaaagTTACAACTAaccaattatttattttgagctaaattcaaaaataaacaatgatttttatttcgGCCTTAAAACTTaaactatgtatgtacttgaggtaaaaaaatggtacctacttagtttGACAGTGAATTTTgaacagctaaaaattgagttttggcTTAATCTCAACCGGTTTGAAGAGTtcagtttatccacatttgaactGATTTCCAGGCACAACCctcaagtgagttttttttttgtcagaaagtaAGTAGCTACTAGCTAGGTGGTAGGTCTAGTTACACTCTTATTTTTAAGTGGAAAAACACACTCATGTGTCACCATAGAAATCGGTTCAGCTGATCAAATTcatttccacgccttctggataactttgaaaattctcgagaaatctaaaatcacaCTGCTGGCTCTAGAACGGCTCGAAATTGTGACATTCGGCTTTGGAGGGGGGGTGGTGGTTTTAGATAAAATACCGCAACCGCAATTcgtgcgaatttcaaaatttttactacgataaaaaatatttgtattattGAAATGTTTTCCTTGCAattataatttccaaaaaaaacataacctGTGAATTGTTctaaaatcctcaaaaaaacatttttatcaaaatacctgaatttctcgcgaaattttaacccattttgaaaagttgcgtGACACTATTAAAAGGTAATCGAGAATTATTAAGTGTGGTGGTTATTATCGATATGAAtaccttgggggggggggggaggatagaaatattccctagagagtgaacATTTCTCTTTAACCAGCTAGCTCAGAGTACACTCAGTAACACGAATCATCTAATGACATTATCACATAATGTGTCCATTTTTACATGAATAAAAACAGATATGAGACGATTTgtttaaataatatatttacACAAATATCCCTGCAATGTAAGCCAAACAGAGTATATAAAAACTGGGTACATAGTAAGGTTGCTAGACTAGGGGTCTTATGTCTAGTCCTACATCACACGGTGATGAGCAGATTATGAGTCGAAGACTGGCAATAAGTAGTTAAACTTAACATCCCTTGTGAACTAGTCGATATACCCGAGGATATACTCGACGTTGTACTCACAAAGGATGAGTAAGGGAGGCACAAGTACCTCAAAACACTGTACACTTCACCCTACACCTTTAGGCTCTCCTAATACTAAGGCCTGTTTAGGGGACACGTTAAGAAAGCACATCTTTAATCTAGAGACACTTACCCATGTCCGGAACCTAGGATAAATGCCCTGTGGTACCTCGCAAACGCAACGGCATAACGGGATCACGAGTTAATATACAATCAATTTAACCATCTTTGAGTGGGCACTACTAATTAACCGAAGAGTGGCTCGCCAGCCATAAGTACAATGTTTACCGAGTGACAGAGATGTAGCGGGCTCGAGATACTACATCCAAGTGATTTTACAGCGAAGATGATCCATGGTCGTACCATCGATCGTCAGAAGTTACCACGTTTCCCCTCTTTTGGAACTATAGTTTTCCTTCCCCTCCGGTGAATGGGTACAGTAGAGACTACCTCAGGTGAAGAGGGTTACCTGCATCACCCAAGGCAGTCAAGGCATAACTCCTCCTtgcaacactttttcaaaaacttccagaatcatgacccaattttagactcaaaattcttcaaaattgtttaaaaaaatattaccgttgaaatatttgagtttctcTCAAAATGTTAATCTGTTTTCAGAAGTCAGAAGATCGTTTCTGATTAATAATACAACCTATaataattttgacttgaaataGGGAGGGAGACACGAATTTGAGATTTGACTATGCCACAATGTACGAGCTGTATAAGGTTTAAGGTGtcttcaatttggaaaaattcactcgTTTTAGACCacactctttccaaaaattgctttccCCTCTAGATCGAAAGTGAATTCCTCGAAAGGTTTCCTAGGAAGCATAGGTAGTTTATTTTTCTAACCGATTGAATTAGCCAACACGAATTTTGCCCAACTGTTAGCAtgcaattcttaaaaaaaaaaaaaaaaaaaaaaaaaaaaaaaaaaggaagaaaggaagggatgcatatttttttgagttcaggaaggcttttttttgtatttccttcctTGGGGagacgctaaattgaagttgcaagtcctTAATTTTCATCTCCCCTCGCCACagtgttttgagaaaaagatcatgcaaagtagctaaattatttttttattgtttgaaaaaattttcaacttttttgaaatgaaaaattttgatcacttacagtgttttgagaaaaagatcatgcaaagtagctaaattatttttttattgtttgaaaaaattttcaacttttttgaaatgaaaaattttgatcacttttttttgctcttcaagtaataatgttccatgattaataaattttaatgtCACTGCAACcttgacaaattttgtatttggataattttgacctaaaaaaacattcaaaatgttttgaaaaagttaccaaaatttatttattttttatttttttcaaattctttcactttttagtttttatggcaatttttcgatattttcggaCCCCGGCGCTTCCCCACAAAAAAGCCCTgattgtataggtacctatacttaccggCCATTTTCTATAATATAtttcttgtttatttttcagaaatctgagcccaacttttcatttcatctcctttCATGAAACTACAATAACGTGAAATTTCGTCCATCGACTTGAAGACAGTCTGCTGCGTTAAAAGAATGAATCATTTCTAATGAGAtgggttaggtacctacatgataaGATTACAATTTAATCAACaataatttacttacctacacaCGAATTTTAAAGTTATCTAAATTTTAAATGCGTATCATGTCGAATtaactatgtaggtacttcactTAAAAccataattaagtacctatcgCTGTTAGTCGTGGTAGAACAAACGTTGTTACGGGTAAAAATGTTTAGCAACTTTTCGCAAAGTGGAACTATCAAagaggtaagtacctacctaagttaaAATTTGCTTACCTGCCTAAATGGTTTTCAAATCAtagtgtactcgtatttcttgGGGACATGTTTGCTTCTATACGTTGTAAACTTGGTAGAATGCTGATGAAACACATTATTATTAAACGAGCGGTAGTACCTACCTTTACTGTATACGTAGTTCAGGTAACCTAATTATTTACTGAACTTACAGGTTTTCTATTCATGCATCATATTATCAACTTCTTTATTGGTCGGAATCAATCGAAGCTATttagcatttttattttatcagcTCGATTTACCTGATTCATCCATCATTGTTGACGATGAGCAAAAATCATGGATAGGTAGAAAATATCACTCACTATAGTAATGTTAAGtaattttataagtattttatATTGATCTAActcgaattcattcattcagCTGCTTTCATAAATTTACTGAGCCCGTTAGGATGCATCATTGCGGGTATTTTAATGGACGCTTATGGAAGAAAAATCAGCGTTCAAGGGATATTTGTGCCATTTCTCGTATCTTGGCTGATGATAGCTTTCGCCAAAAATGTTCCCATGCTCTACATGGCAGCGTTGATACAAAGTATTAGCATAggtaattgtttaaaaaaatcatcaccaattCGTGGACCATAATACAACATAATTATGCAATGTGTTATATGCTGGATTTCACAGGAATGTCTTTCAGCACGGCCACCTACGTATCAGAGATATCAACAGCTGATCATCGAGGAGCACTGCTGGGCATCATCGAGATTCTTCTAAATTTTGGTGTCCTATTATGTAACGTGCTCATGTACTACATGAAATGGTCTTTAGTTTCATTAATCTTCACAGGTCTTTCTGCAGTATTCCTTTTGTTATCTTTCACATTACCAGAATCTCCAATTTGGCTGTACCTGAAAGGACGCCAAGAACAATCAATCAATACTCTGACTGCCTTACGAGGAGGAAATCGTGACACAGTCGATTCAGAAATTGAAGATATGGACACCTATATATCATCTAAAGTGAAAATGAATCCCaaagaaattatcagaaattgtTTACGTTCGTGGAGGCAATTTTCCATCGCCTGTGTTTTGTACGTGTTGCAACAAAACACAGGATATTCTGTGATGACTTTATTTATCATAATGATAGTTGATCGTTTACATATCCCATACCGCAGTACGGATGTAGCTTTATTGTATTCATTTGCCGGTGCCATTGGAGGTTTCATAACACCTTACGTTATGTATAGGTTTAATCGTAAGCCTACGTTGGCCATATCAGCCATCGGTATGGTGATTTTTGCAGCGATAGTTCCAATTTATGGGCATATCTTTGAGCCATCCGAGCACCAAATCTTCGCTTGGATTATTCCTGTTGCTTTGTGCATGTACGTTATATCAGCTAGTTTCGGAGTTATTCCTGTAGGATTCACAATTGCTGGCGAATTATTCCCGAATGAAGTTCGAGGAATCATGGGTGGTCTTTATGGAGCATTCGCCTATATTCATTGTTCtcttttgtacaaaatttcgcCTTGGTATTTAACCACGTTTGGGGCATCTGGGGTAATGTGGACGTTTTCTGGATTTGCATTACTCACGGCTATGTTCAGTGTATTCATTTTGCCAGAAACCAAGGGTAAGACGTTGAATGAGGTCCAagaagaatattttaaaaagaaaacctaAAAATGAGCATAAATGAAcaataaatcaataattttgtcaaaaaaaatgaaatttagaatttcacaattttttaccatttttcaaaagtaggatAGGTCTTAAGattttctaacttttttttgacatttgaaaaataaaaacttctttACATACTGATAtctcaaaaatacgaaaaaacttATTGTGAGTAAGTTTTTATAGTACCTATGTATCATTAAAAAGAGGAATCCGCTAATTTCATTCTCTTTATGCTGAAGCAgcattacttttttcattttcaagcaaCGAAACATgctgattttataaaaaatttgaaaattaaaattattggttttcattttaataaaattccaGAATAATATCAACGATGTCAGCGATTTAAAAaaggaacctctcgaggtgccTATACCTTCAATTATATTTGAACCGGACCAAGATTTTTGGGGAAAGTATGGTCTGAAAACCACCATAACCAACATTTCAGtggttgaaattgatttttcgattttttaagaaaaccaatttttaaaaattcaattgattaTTTCCCACAACTTGGGattctttcttgaaaaaaaagagatcaTCTGATCAAAAAACATACTTTGGTGGTTTGAGGATGAACTCGTTTAACAGTTAAAAATGAGCCACGACTCGATTTTTATGTGCccagaataattttcataatactTTCTGGTGAAGTtagaaaattctggaaaaatctaaaattgcgctggaggcttcaaaatggtaACATTTGATGGTAGGGGGGGGGCTTAGG encodes:
- the LOC135835456 gene encoding uncharacterized protein LOC135835456 → MKMFLQFKVTGLVKEICFSFITLLGYLFIGINRSFIAFLFHQLEKPDSEIKINDDQKSWIASFVVLLSPLGCLFSGVVMDVLGRKLYMQMIFVPFVISWCIISFASNIEMLYTGVIVQSVGGGMASAVAAYISEIATADNRGALLSTIEITYSIGIVISNSLMYLLPWKLVALILALFSAVALGLTFLLPESPIWLYSKGQKEKSIQVLESLRCCDQSQIESEIQDMDQACNSSRPKLTIKNTLLGCIRAWKPFLLAFSLFVLMQNTGYTQLIAYAMMIIERLKLPFQSTNIALLYSASGFIASFLTPFTMHHFNRKTALTASAIGMTLSLVCVALYEEFFHDELVKPMAWIVPLALCIHVFSCVLGLLPITFIITGEIFPLDVRGTLNGVYGVAAYIYYAAFFKLFPQFLFNFGVKFLFWTYTAFGLVIVLFGIFLLPETRGITLNEVQRKYFSKSSEKKEQA